The region TAAAGGAAGCATGTATTATAGCAACAGGTTTTTCAACAGTATCAGCAACTTTCATGATAATAGTTGCTAAGACACTTGGTCTTATGGAATTATGGAACACTTTCTTTTGGTCAACTCTTATAGTCACATTTATAGTTACTGCTATTACAGTTAGAATCAAACCTCTTAGCAGCAAAGATGATAGTTATATCTCTGGAGAAGGAGTTCCAGAACCAGAAATCAAAGGAAACTTATTTAAAAATGCACTTGACGAAGGTTTAAAAGCAGCTTCTAATTCTCCATCTTTAGCTAATAATATTATAGAAAATTTAAAAGATGGGTTTGCTATGGCCATGGGAATACTCCCATCAATATTGTCCGTAGGTTTATTAGGATTGGTATTAGCTAAATACACTCCTATATTTGATGTAATCGGATATATATTCTATCCATTCACACTTATTTTAAATATTCCCGAACCAATACTTGCAGCTAAAGCAATGTCAGTAGGATTGGCAGAAATGTTCCTTCCAGCACTTCTTGTAACAAGTGCTTCAGTAGTCACTAAGTTTGTAATAGGTGTTATTTCTATATCATCAATATTATTCTTCTCAGCATCAATCCCATGTATTCTATCTACTGAAATACCTATAAGCATTACAGAAATATTAATAATCTGGATAGAAAGAACTATATTAACACTTTTATTAATAACACCATTAGCATTTCTTATATTCTAAAATATGAATATTAAAATGATTTAAAAGAAATATGATAAAATATAAGCATCTATATCTGTAACAGATGTAGTTGCTTATATTTTTTTATTTTTAACTTTGTGTTATAAGAATCTTTTAAAAAGCTTCTCAAGGTTAACTTTTTTGAAACATAAAGGGGTGTACTTA is a window of Caloranaerobacter ferrireducens DNA encoding:
- a CDS encoding YjiH family protein; the encoded protein is MDNNVQTKSSNASSLLKFIVFSLIGIFMFFIPINIGGKSTIPLDHIVTGVKTQLPALASIYALIIIVIGGITPFIKKTWNKDKVTAVFSLLKLLGILVAFMAYFKFGPAWLFEKDMVPFLFNKLVIPVGLIVPIGAVFLTFLVGYGLLEFIGVLMKPIMKPIWKTPGRSAVDAVASFVGSYSIGLLITNRVFKEGKYTIKEACIIATGFSTVSATFMIIVAKTLGLMELWNTFFWSTLIVTFIVTAITVRIKPLSSKDDSYISGEGVPEPEIKGNLFKNALDEGLKAASNSPSLANNIIENLKDGFAMAMGILPSILSVGLLGLVLAKYTPIFDVIGYIFYPFTLILNIPEPILAAKAMSVGLAEMFLPALLVTSASVVTKFVIGVISISSILFFSASIPCILSTEIPISITEILIIWIERTILTLLLITPLAFLIF